TTTACATTCAAGATACTTATTATCATTACCACCAGGTGAACCTGCAGCCTCTTGTCTACCGCCGAACTCATAAAAATCCGGTAGCTCGGGCGGTATTGCACACCGGATTAGAGCCCAATTCAATCCTTCAAAGAAAGGATGTCTTTTGATCTCTGCAGAACCTTTCTCTGACCCGAGCCGGTTCTCTGGCTCCTTAACCAGAAGCCCTCTGATCAAATCCTTTGCCTGGAAGCTCACCAGCGGGCTATCAGGAAACTTGAGGCTCTGCAACACAACATTGGCTAATGTCTCGTCGTTGTTGTGACCTTTGAAAGGTGTTTTCCCATACAAAAGCTCGTAAAGGAGAACCCCAAAAGTCCACCAGTCAACCGCGGCGCCGTGTCCTTGTCCTCTGATTATCTCTGGAGCTAAGTACTCGTGTGTTCCCACAAAGGAATTGGACCTTGCTTCTGTTGGTTCAGCCACGAGCTGAGGCAATGATCTCTTCATCTGTTG
This genomic stretch from Raphanus sativus cultivar WK10039 unplaced genomic scaffold, ASM80110v3 Scaffold4492, whole genome shotgun sequence harbors:
- the LOC130507422 gene encoding serine/threonine-protein kinase KIPK1-like, translating into MLGVIYRDLKPENILVREDGHIMLTDFDLSLRCAVNPTLLRSTSPPGNDPARSSGPYNTSNCIQPFCTMEPSFQVSCFSPRLSTNQQQGQKPKRGNQQQMKRSLPQLVAEPTEARSNSFVGTHEYLAPEIIRGQGHGAAVDWWTFGVLLYELLYGKTPFKGHNNDETLANVVLQSLKFPDSPLVSFQAKDLIRGLLVKEPENRLGSEKGSAEIKRHPFFEGLNWALIRCAIPPELPDFYEFGGRQEAAGSPGGNDNKYLECKAIGEFELF